The Brachyspira aalborgi genome has a segment encoding these proteins:
- a CDS encoding N-acetylmannosamine-6-phosphate 2-epimerase, whose product MKEIFNQIKGKLIVSCQALEDEPLYSSFIMGKMALAATQAGAGGIRANTISDIKEIKKNTNLPIIGIIKRNYGNCNVYITPTIKEVDELVEEGVDIIAIDSTRRQRPDNVELEYFVKNIKEKYPNQIVMGDISNVDEAVYSEKIGIDIVGTTLCGYTDYTKGDNPLNTLQEVLKAVKIPVIAEGNLDTPEKAKKSIQMGALAVVVGGAITRPKQIAEKFIKAIESI is encoded by the coding sequence ATGAAAGAAATTTTTAATCAAATAAAAGGAAAACTCATAGTGTCATGTCAGGCATTAGAAGACGAACCTTTATATAGTTCTTTTATAATGGGAAAAATGGCTTTAGCAGCCACTCAAGCTGGCGCTGGAGGAATAAGAGCAAATACTATATCCGATATAAAAGAGATTAAAAAGAATACTAATCTGCCTATCATAGGAATAATAAAAAGAAATTATGGAAATTGTAATGTATATATTACTCCGACTATAAAGGAAGTTGATGAATTAGTGGAAGAAGGCGTAGATATTATAGCCATAGATTCTACAAGAAGACAGCGTCCCGATAATGTAGAATTAGAGTATTTTGTAAAAAATATAAAAGAAAAATACCCAAATCAAATTGTAATGGGCGATATATCTAATGTAGATGAAGCGGTTTATTCTGAAAAAATAGGAATAGATATAGTCGGCACTACATTATGCGGATATACCGATTATACAAAAGGAGATAATCCTTTAAATACATTACAAGAGGTTTTGAAAGCGGTAAAGATACCCGTAATTGCAGAAGGAAATTTAGACACTCCCGAAAAAGCTAAAAAGTCGATTCAAATGGGAGCTTTAGCCGTAGTAGTTGGAGGAGCTATAACTAGACCTAAACAAATAGCGGAAAAATTTATTAAGGCGATAGAATCTATATAG
- a CDS encoding PTS transporter subunit EIIC: MKNAFAVLQKIGRSFMLPIAILPMAGILLGVGGAFTSPVLIETYNLTFLKSGTALNYILILFFNAGNFVFANLPLLFAVGIAIGMADKSKETAALSAVVGFLLFHTVIGVILNFQGYNPENTTVDALIASGLSSGEAAGTAALYARELGIFTLQTGVFGGIICGLLSAFITNKFANQTLPDYLAFFSGNRFVAVLTMIFFIPLAAIFPFIWPSIFKAIVHGGELFAATGYIGTFFYGACMRMLNVFGLHHAIYPLFWYTELGGVMEVSGQMIAGGQRIFFAQLSDPTVAHFSSAATRTMQGGYLPMMFGLPAAALAMYNVADDENKQKVKGILLSAALTSFLTGITEPIEFTFLFVAPLLYVIHAILEGLSYMLLYMLNVAVGVTFSRGLIDFTFFGLLQGMSKTSYQWILILGPIYSIVYYFLFKFLIIKFNFITPGRAGGEAKLYRRADYNEREKSNIDDDKIIDSIVEALGGVDNIENIDSCITRLRVTVKDPNKVADDKVWNSLNSKKVLRIGNGIQAIYGTQAEVYKNKIIQKYNIK; the protein is encoded by the coding sequence ATGAAAAATGCATTTGCCGTATTACAAAAAATAGGAAGGTCCTTTATGCTTCCGATAGCTATATTGCCAATGGCTGGTATATTGCTTGGAGTAGGAGGAGCTTTCACAAGTCCAGTATTAATAGAAACTTATAATTTAACTTTCTTAAAAAGCGGAACGGCGTTAAATTATATTTTGATTCTATTTTTTAACGCTGGTAATTTCGTATTTGCAAATTTACCGCTTTTATTTGCAGTCGGTATAGCCATAGGAATGGCGGATAAAAGCAAAGAGACGGCGGCTCTTTCTGCTGTTGTAGGATTCTTATTATTCCATACCGTTATAGGAGTAATATTAAATTTTCAAGGCTATAATCCTGAAAATACTACGGTAGACGCTTTAATAGCTTCGGGATTAAGTTCGGGAGAAGCGGCTGGAACAGCGGCTTTATATGCGAGAGAGCTTGGAATATTTACTTTACAGACGGGAGTTTTCGGCGGAATTATATGCGGTTTATTATCCGCTTTTATAACAAATAAATTTGCAAATCAAACTTTGCCCGATTATTTAGCGTTTTTTAGCGGGAATAGATTTGTTGCCGTTTTAACTATGATATTTTTTATACCTTTAGCGGCTATATTTCCTTTTATCTGGCCAAGCATATTTAAAGCGATAGTTCATGGAGGCGAATTATTTGCGGCTACGGGATATATAGGAACTTTCTTTTACGGAGCTTGTATGAGAATGTTAAATGTATTTGGACTTCATCATGCAATTTATCCTTTATTCTGGTATACAGAATTAGGCGGAGTAATGGAGGTGAGCGGACAAATGATTGCTGGAGGACAGAGAATATTTTTTGCGCAATTATCCGACCCGACAGTAGCGCATTTTAGTTCGGCAGCGACAAGAACTATGCAAGGCGGCTATCTGCCTATGATGTTCGGACTTCCCGCAGCCGCATTGGCTATGTATAATGTAGCGGATGATGAAAATAAGCAGAAAGTAAAAGGCATATTATTATCAGCGGCTTTAACTTCGTTTCTAACGGGAATTACAGAACCTATAGAATTTACTTTTTTATTTGTAGCTCCATTGCTTTATGTTATTCATGCGATTTTAGAAGGATTATCATATATGCTTTTGTATATGTTAAATGTTGCCGTAGGCGTTACTTTTTCAAGAGGCTTAATAGATTTTACTTTTTTCGGTTTATTGCAAGGAATGTCTAAAACTTCGTATCAATGGATTTTAATATTAGGACCTATATATTCTATAGTTTATTATTTCCTATTCAAATTTTTGATAATTAAATTTAATTTTATAACGCCAGGACGAGCGGGCGGAGAGGCAAAATTATATAGAAGAGCGGATTATAACGAAAGAGAAAAATCAAATATTGACGATGACAAAATAATAGATTCTATAGTAGAGGCTTTAGGCGGAGTAGATAATATAGAAAATATAGATTCATGCATCACAAGATTAAGAGTGACAGTTAAAGACCCTAATAAAGTAGCGGACGATAAAGTTTGGAATTCTCTTAATTCTAAAAAAGTATTAAGGATAGGCAACGGAATACAAGCAATTTACGGAACTCAAGCCGAAGTATATAAAAATAAAATAATACAAAAATATAATATAAAATAA